A stretch of Aedes aegypti strain LVP_AGWG chromosome 2, AaegL5.0 Primary Assembly, whole genome shotgun sequence DNA encodes these proteins:
- the LOC5566254 gene encoding uncharacterized protein LOC5566254 isoform X2, with amino-acid sequence MYGGGSPPSKLTGGSMSSRSKRAKKTSWGARERAGMSFLIVIAFFAIFGLIILTEVLMIDDRGRGGGVIVRHGSSGGRFGESVPDYDDVKDDYLDDTGIFVRETKYGNTAIKNIIKNQKDPAEQRNLPVIPWGQMLPSKTEQSLPQYPADMRPTDGSWEIVNGTRYKFFVFSAYYDRRDGKLVRIIGATKTRGPEKVWCRFWYPTGSNTTRYRSASVMARVKVIRENWNLKYSACFILCPIRGPFPEIPYAVSVVSKIKSPPGNVLLLRNNDNDPDFNNRTFSNIPNSIGVCVKPLHFNYDQALYMLEFLELNSLLGVTHFTFYNHTIGPKASCILQHYVTGNLPPLITPFAPVRDRTNTGPSVESNNVPQEEMAPTKLSDNTSYQKPKITVNILPWNLRMRSQKEIRTEGLFASLNDCLYRSMYRYSHVALIDLDEFIIPHHNDTLIDLINWLSKRINSRNTGAYSFQNAFFYLQFADDVSMMDDGSPEADLRAALTTQRKTRRRSKLHPQKQRSKYICKPEAVIEAGNHFVWEFCPGRGSLNVPADAAILHHYRVCEFGGDDCIKSPSVVDRTAHRYSKRLLDRVGTVYNYLKDTCNLPDIPHAPTKPPPTRKKQLKIRIPDRPASLAASSKTGNTVDSIKMDASANNNSSRSTFASSLIRVISNQQV; translated from the exons gtgCTGATGATTGATGATCGAGGACGAGGCGGTGGAGTCATAGTGCGGCATGGAAGTAGCGGTGGGCGATTTGGGGAGTCCGTCCCCGATTATGACGACGTTAAG GACGATTATTTGGACGACACCGGTATATTCGTGCGTGAAACAAAGTATGGCAACACagctattaaaaatataattaagaaTCAAAAAG aTCCAGCAGAACAGCGAAATCTTCCGGTGATACCATGGGGACAGATGCTCCCATCTAAAACGGAGCAAAGCCTTCCACAATACCCGGCCGACATGCGCCCAACCGATGGCTCCTGGGAAATCGTCAACGGGACGCGTTacaaatttttcgttttttcggCGTATTACGACCGGAGAGATGGAAAATTGGTGCGGATTATTGGGGCCACGAAGACGCGTGGGCCGGAAAAGGTGTGGTGCCGGTTTTGGTATCCAACTGGTTCAAATACCACCCGATATCGATCCGCTTCCGTGATGGCAAGAGTGAAG GTCATACGAGAAAATTGGAATCTGAAGTACAGTGCTTGCTTCATTCTTTGTCCAATACGAGGTCCTTTTCCAGAAATACCGTACGCAGTTAGTGTAGTTAGCAAAATAAAATCGCCACCTGGAAACGTACTACTGCTAAGAAACAACGATAAC GATCCCGATTTTAACAATCGTACATTCAGTAATATCCCCAATAGCATTGGAGTATGTGTGAAGCCTTTGCATTTCAACTATGACCAG GCCCTCTACAtgttggaatttctggagctgAACAGTCTACTAGGAGTGACACACTTCACTTTCTATAATCACACGATTGGACCTAAAGCGAGCTGTATCCTGCAGCACTATGTAACTGGAAATCTCCCACCATTGATAACCCCATTTGCCCCAGTCAGGGATCGAACGAACACCGGTCCATCCGTTGAGAGCAACAATGTTCCCCAAGAGGAGATGGCTCCTACGAAGCTGAGCGACAATACATCGTACCAGAAGCCGAAGATTACTGTAAATATTTTGCCGTGGAATTTGAGAATGCGATCCCAGAAGGAGATTCGCACGGAAGGGTTGTTTGCATCGTTGAACGATTGCCTCTATCGAAGCATGTACAG GTACTCTCATGTTGCACTGATTGATTTAGATGAATTTATCATACCACACCACAACGATACTTTGATCGATCTTATAAA TTGGCTGTCGAAGCGGATCAATAGCAGAAATACGGGAGCTTATTCCTTCCAGAATGCATTTTTCTATTTGCAATTTGCGGACGATGTTTCTATGATGGATGATGGATCGCCCGAGGCAGATCTTCGAGCAGCTCTTACGACGCAGAGGAAGACAAGACGGCGCTCGAAACTGCACCCACAAAAGCAACGCTCAAAGTACATTTGTAAACCGGAAGCCGTCATCGAAGCTGGCAATCACTTTGTGTGGGAATTTTGCCCCGGCCGGGGATCGCTCAATGTGCCAGCCGATGCAGCTATTCTGCATCACTATAGG GTATGTGAGTTTGGTGGCGACGACTGCATCAAGTCACCATCAGTGGTGGACCGAACTGCTCATCGGTACTCCAAACGGCTACTGGACAGGGTTGGCACAGTGTACAACTACCTTAAGGATACATGCAACCTTCCGGACATTCCACATGCCCCAACGAAGCCTCCACCGACGCGTAAGAAACAGCTCAAAATCCGAATCCCGGACCGACCAGCATCGCTGGCAGCATCCTCcaaaactggcaacactgtagATAGTATCAAAATGGACGCTAGTGCTAACAATAACAGCAGCAGGAGTACATTCGCTAGCTCTTTAATCAGAGTGATTTCGAATCAACAGGTGTAA
- the LOC5566254 gene encoding uncharacterized protein LOC5566254 isoform X1 yields MYGGGSPPSKLTGGSMSSRSKRAKKTSWGARERAGMSFLIVIAFFAIFGLIILTEVLMIDDRGRGGGVIVRHGSSGGRFGESVPDYDDVKDDYLDDTGIFVRETKYGNTAIKNIIKNQKDSKLSIGMTVQLDPAEQRNLPVIPWGQMLPSKTEQSLPQYPADMRPTDGSWEIVNGTRYKFFVFSAYYDRRDGKLVRIIGATKTRGPEKVWCRFWYPTGSNTTRYRSASVMARVKVIRENWNLKYSACFILCPIRGPFPEIPYAVSVVSKIKSPPGNVLLLRNNDNDPDFNNRTFSNIPNSIGVCVKPLHFNYDQALYMLEFLELNSLLGVTHFTFYNHTIGPKASCILQHYVTGNLPPLITPFAPVRDRTNTGPSVESNNVPQEEMAPTKLSDNTSYQKPKITVNILPWNLRMRSQKEIRTEGLFASLNDCLYRSMYRYSHVALIDLDEFIIPHHNDTLIDLINWLSKRINSRNTGAYSFQNAFFYLQFADDVSMMDDGSPEADLRAALTTQRKTRRRSKLHPQKQRSKYICKPEAVIEAGNHFVWEFCPGRGSLNVPADAAILHHYRVCEFGGDDCIKSPSVVDRTAHRYSKRLLDRVGTVYNYLKDTCNLPDIPHAPTKPPPTRKKQLKIRIPDRPASLAASSKTGNTVDSIKMDASANNNSSRSTFASSLIRVISNQQV; encoded by the exons gtgCTGATGATTGATGATCGAGGACGAGGCGGTGGAGTCATAGTGCGGCATGGAAGTAGCGGTGGGCGATTTGGGGAGTCCGTCCCCGATTATGACGACGTTAAG GACGATTATTTGGACGACACCGGTATATTCGTGCGTGAAACAAAGTATGGCAACACagctattaaaaatataattaagaaTCAAAAAG ACTCAAAACTGTCTATTggtatgaccgtacaattagaTCCAGCAGAACAGCGAAATCTTCCGGTGATACCATGGGGACAGATGCTCCCATCTAAAACGGAGCAAAGCCTTCCACAATACCCGGCCGACATGCGCCCAACCGATGGCTCCTGGGAAATCGTCAACGGGACGCGTTacaaatttttcgttttttcggCGTATTACGACCGGAGAGATGGAAAATTGGTGCGGATTATTGGGGCCACGAAGACGCGTGGGCCGGAAAAGGTGTGGTGCCGGTTTTGGTATCCAACTGGTTCAAATACCACCCGATATCGATCCGCTTCCGTGATGGCAAGAGTGAAG GTCATACGAGAAAATTGGAATCTGAAGTACAGTGCTTGCTTCATTCTTTGTCCAATACGAGGTCCTTTTCCAGAAATACCGTACGCAGTTAGTGTAGTTAGCAAAATAAAATCGCCACCTGGAAACGTACTACTGCTAAGAAACAACGATAAC GATCCCGATTTTAACAATCGTACATTCAGTAATATCCCCAATAGCATTGGAGTATGTGTGAAGCCTTTGCATTTCAACTATGACCAG GCCCTCTACAtgttggaatttctggagctgAACAGTCTACTAGGAGTGACACACTTCACTTTCTATAATCACACGATTGGACCTAAAGCGAGCTGTATCCTGCAGCACTATGTAACTGGAAATCTCCCACCATTGATAACCCCATTTGCCCCAGTCAGGGATCGAACGAACACCGGTCCATCCGTTGAGAGCAACAATGTTCCCCAAGAGGAGATGGCTCCTACGAAGCTGAGCGACAATACATCGTACCAGAAGCCGAAGATTACTGTAAATATTTTGCCGTGGAATTTGAGAATGCGATCCCAGAAGGAGATTCGCACGGAAGGGTTGTTTGCATCGTTGAACGATTGCCTCTATCGAAGCATGTACAG GTACTCTCATGTTGCACTGATTGATTTAGATGAATTTATCATACCACACCACAACGATACTTTGATCGATCTTATAAA TTGGCTGTCGAAGCGGATCAATAGCAGAAATACGGGAGCTTATTCCTTCCAGAATGCATTTTTCTATTTGCAATTTGCGGACGATGTTTCTATGATGGATGATGGATCGCCCGAGGCAGATCTTCGAGCAGCTCTTACGACGCAGAGGAAGACAAGACGGCGCTCGAAACTGCACCCACAAAAGCAACGCTCAAAGTACATTTGTAAACCGGAAGCCGTCATCGAAGCTGGCAATCACTTTGTGTGGGAATTTTGCCCCGGCCGGGGATCGCTCAATGTGCCAGCCGATGCAGCTATTCTGCATCACTATAGG GTATGTGAGTTTGGTGGCGACGACTGCATCAAGTCACCATCAGTGGTGGACCGAACTGCTCATCGGTACTCCAAACGGCTACTGGACAGGGTTGGCACAGTGTACAACTACCTTAAGGATACATGCAACCTTCCGGACATTCCACATGCCCCAACGAAGCCTCCACCGACGCGTAAGAAACAGCTCAAAATCCGAATCCCGGACCGACCAGCATCGCTGGCAGCATCCTCcaaaactggcaacactgtagATAGTATCAAAATGGACGCTAGTGCTAACAATAACAGCAGCAGGAGTACATTCGCTAGCTCTTTAATCAGAGTGATTTCGAATCAACAGGTGTAA